One segment of Danio aesculapii chromosome 3, fDanAes4.1, whole genome shotgun sequence DNA contains the following:
- the LOC130221646 gene encoding uncharacterized protein LOC130221646 — translation MSLACLSLSAGEASMEALELELEAVESQIRSLETKREGIRALLLTRTRSSEVSVRYNDNLPVSSTPRVSLSRPSAPRTRCTQASFTPTPGYHGPWVQPRKVLARSRGRTSPPPVFEIPTENRFAPLRETGRDVAIIGDSIVRHVRSTSSKGNKVRTFCFPGARVKNISAQIPTILSAAESLGAAVLHVGTNDTGLRQTEILKKDFRSLIETVRRTSPATQIIVSGPLPTYRRGNERFSRLFALNEWLLTWCEEQKLLFANNWNLFWERPRLFRADGLHPSRAGAELLSDNITRTLRSI, via the coding sequence atgtcgcttgcgtgtctgtccttgagtgcaggagaggcatcgatggaggcgctggagctggagctggaagcggtggagtcccagattcgctcgctggagacgaagcgagagggcatcagagcactgctcttaacccgtactcgctcgtctgaggtaagtgtccgatacaacgacaatctcccagtttcttcaaccccgcgtgtttctctgtccaggcccagcgcaccgaggacgcggtgcacccaggcgtcgttcacgccgactcccggctaccacggcccctgggtgcagccgcgtaaggtgcttgccaggtcccggggcagaacgtctcctcctccggtgttcgagatccccacggagaaccgcttcgcccctctccgcgagacgggtcgcgatgttgccatcattggcgactcaatcgtccgccacgtccgctccacttcatccaaaggtaacaaagtacgcactttctgcttccctggtgcccgagttaagaatatttctgcacagatacctactatcctgagcgctgccgagagcctcggtgccgccgtcctccacgtggggacgaacgacaccgggctccggcagacggagatcctgaagaaggacttcaggagcctgatcgagacggttcgacgcacttcgcccgccacgcagatcatcgtttctggaccgcttcctacctaccgccgaggaaatgaaaggttcagtagactttttgctctgaatgaatggctattaacatggtgtgaagaacagaaattgctctttgccaataactggaatcttttctgggagcgtcctaggcttttccgcgctgatgggctgcaccccagtcgagctggagctgaactcctgtcggacaacatcaccagaacacttcgctctatctga